The proteins below are encoded in one region of Bacteroides uniformis:
- a CDS encoding family 20 glycosylhydrolase, with protein MPKEMVMGEGSWDVSADTRINYSNDALTKTVSLFNNYLDGRFGVTLKKGSKGKNAIHLQIDKKMPLEAYSLVVDDKGVTIKGSEAGIFYGIQTLQQLLVDKGNGCIQLPYIMINDEPRFGYRGLMLDVARYFYSVEYVKEYIDLMARYKINRFHWHLTEDAGWRIEIKKYPELTKIGAWRNSTQWGHNPTEQDRIPHGGFYTQEQIKEIIQYAADRYITIVPEIDLPGHTMSVLATYPELSCTGGPFRIPETWGIKEEVLCLGNDKTYRFVEDVLSEVIDLFPGEYIHIGGDEAPKRRWKECPKCQRRIKENKLKDEHELQSYFIHHLDEFVTGKGRKIIGWDEILEGGLAPNAAVMSWRGENGGIAAAGMGHKVVMAPNNYMYIDYYQSEDYTNEPLNIGGLVTLEHIYSYEPYTPKLTKEQCGYIMGVQANVWGEFIHHPDKVNYMAYPRAMALSEIGWSPAEKKNYADFRERLAGCLAELDRQGVTFRIPEPIGWDKAIVRGGNAIVDLKPSVEGADIYYTTDGTDPRLYGKLYTDTLQLPLSFSGVNIKCYLRLSSGRSSAVYTVVAPDTK; from the coding sequence ATGCCAAAAGAAATGGTGATGGGAGAAGGTTCTTGGGATGTATCTGCCGATACACGTATAAATTACAGTAATGATGCGCTTACCAAAACAGTCAGTCTCTTTAATAATTATTTAGATGGACGGTTTGGGGTGACTTTGAAGAAAGGATCGAAAGGAAAGAATGCCATTCATTTGCAGATAGACAAGAAAATGCCTTTAGAGGCATATTCATTAGTTGTGGATGATAAGGGAGTAACAATCAAGGGAAGTGAAGCTGGAATATTTTATGGAATTCAGACATTGCAGCAGTTACTTGTTGATAAGGGAAATGGATGCATACAGCTTCCGTATATTATGATAAATGATGAACCCCGTTTTGGTTATCGTGGTTTGATGTTGGATGTTGCACGTTATTTTTACTCAGTGGAATATGTAAAAGAGTATATAGATTTAATGGCTCGTTATAAAATAAATAGATTCCATTGGCATTTGACAGAAGATGCCGGGTGGCGTATTGAAATAAAAAAGTATCCAGAATTGACCAAAATTGGGGCATGGCGTAATAGTACTCAGTGGGGGCATAATCCGACAGAACAAGATCGTATTCCACATGGAGGATTCTATACTCAGGAGCAGATTAAGGAGATTATCCAATATGCGGCAGATAGGTACATCACTATTGTTCCGGAGATCGATTTACCAGGACATACAATGTCTGTTTTAGCTACATATCCGGAGCTGTCTTGCACGGGCGGACCATTTCGGATACCGGAAACTTGGGGTATTAAGGAGGAAGTTCTTTGTCTCGGTAATGATAAAACCTATCGGTTTGTAGAAGATGTTTTATCTGAGGTGATAGATTTGTTTCCCGGTGAGTATATTCATATAGGCGGTGATGAGGCACCTAAAAGACGTTGGAAAGAATGTCCGAAGTGTCAACGACGCATTAAGGAAAATAAATTGAAAGATGAACATGAATTGCAAAGTTACTTCATCCATCATTTGGATGAATTTGTAACGGGGAAGGGGCGAAAAATCATTGGTTGGGATGAAATCTTAGAAGGTGGTCTGGCACCGAATGCTGCTGTAATGAGCTGGAGAGGAGAAAACGGTGGAATTGCTGCAGCGGGAATGGGGCATAAAGTGGTGATGGCTCCCAATAACTATATGTATATTGATTATTATCAGAGTGAGGATTATACTAATGAGCCTTTAAATATAGGAGGACTGGTTACGTTGGAACATATCTACAGCTATGAACCTTATACGCCTAAGCTTACAAAAGAGCAATGCGGTTATATAATGGGGGTACAAGCTAATGTTTGGGGAGAATTTATACATCATCCTGATAAAGTGAACTATATGGCATATCCTCGGGCTATGGCCCTTTCAGAAATAGGTTGGTCACCTGCGGAAAAGAAGAATTATGCAGATTTCCGTGAAAGATTAGCGGGATGTTTGGCTGAACTGGATAGACAAGGGGTTACTTTCCGTATTCCCGAACCGATTGGTTGGGATAAAGCTATTGTTAGAGGCGGTAACGCGATAGTGGATTTGAAGCCGTCAGTAGAGGGTGCTGATATATATTATACCACAGATGGTACCGATCCTCGTTTATATGGAAAACTCTATACGGATACATTGCAGTTACCTTTATCTTTCAGTGGAGTAAATATAAAATGTTATCTCCGCCTTTCTTCCGGTAGAAGTAGTGCTGTTTATACAGTTGTAGCTCCTGATACAAAATAA
- a CDS encoding GH116 family glycosyl hydrolase: MTKYLLICLVVCALIFQGCWHHESAVERGYNEKYIGEYTRKIAFPIGGIGTGMFCIEGTGALSNMSIRHRPNVFNEPTMFAAIHVKGYEYGTRILEGPVPEWKKFGAPNSSRGDGGSWGMPRFKEYSFQSRFPFAEVELADQNVPIDVKLVAWNPFIPTDEDNSSLPVAGFEYEFHNTSNEEVQAVFSYNSMNFMQTPGRGKAYIDAAKNGFILRQTGTENEPFCQGDFMIYTDNPQTVVNHNWFRGGWFDPLSICWDNLEEGRMEENPAGLEGAVGASLYVPFTLAPGETRNIRLYMAWHVPYSQERIGGIPRTDTDIPDAPVCPDELSNCYTYENNFEGNYRPWYSSRFGSIQDVANYWLDNYDALKKNTQLFTDAFYDSTLPPEVKEAVAANLSILKSTTVLRQYDGRMWNWEGSHDNWGSCHGSCTHVWNYAQAVSHLFPKLERTLRETEFFVSQDKRGHQVFRTNLPISPTVHDFHSAADGQLGGIMKVYREWRIMGDINWLKMMYPAVKKSMDYCIRTWDPREVGAVEEPHHNTYDIEFWGANGMITSFYVGALQAICLMGKTVGDDISRYEELMNKSKAYLESKLFDGEYFIQNIQWTGLDAPDPVDAQSFVTHYTPEALKILQEEGPKYQYGKGCLSDGILGSWMTLVCGMPEVVDRLKVKSHLISVHKYNFKKSLSNHVNPQRSTFALGEDGGLLLCTWPKGGKLKLPFVYSNEVWTGIEYQVAAHLMFEGEVEKGLEIVRTCRDRYNGRVRNPFNEYECGAWYARAMASYAMLEGLTGIRYDAVDKILYIDSRIGDDFTSFLSTETGFGNVGLKEGKPFIDVKYGVIDVQKCIVSGKEIQL; this comes from the coding sequence ATGACGAAATATTTATTAATATGTCTGGTAGTTTGTGCACTGATTTTTCAAGGGTGCTGGCATCATGAGAGTGCGGTTGAACGTGGCTATAATGAGAAGTATATAGGTGAATATACGCGTAAAATAGCTTTCCCTATAGGAGGTATAGGCACGGGCATGTTCTGTATTGAAGGAACAGGAGCATTGAGTAATATGTCTATACGTCATAGACCGAATGTTTTCAATGAACCAACGATGTTTGCTGCAATTCATGTGAAAGGTTATGAGTATGGTACACGCATTCTGGAAGGGCCGGTTCCAGAATGGAAAAAATTTGGTGCTCCTAATTCCAGCCGTGGAGACGGCGGCTCATGGGGAATGCCCCGGTTTAAGGAGTATAGTTTCCAGTCACGTTTCCCTTTTGCGGAGGTAGAGTTGGCAGATCAGAATGTCCCTATAGATGTGAAACTGGTTGCCTGGAATCCATTTATACCAACGGATGAAGATAATTCAAGTCTACCGGTTGCTGGGTTTGAATATGAGTTTCATAATACCAGTAATGAGGAAGTACAAGCCGTCTTTTCATATAATAGTATGAATTTTATGCAAACTCCGGGTAGAGGTAAAGCGTATATAGATGCAGCAAAGAATGGATTCATTCTAAGACAGACAGGCACAGAGAATGAACCTTTCTGTCAAGGTGATTTTATGATTTATACTGACAATCCCCAGACGGTAGTTAATCATAACTGGTTTCGTGGAGGTTGGTTCGACCCATTGAGCATTTGTTGGGATAACTTGGAAGAGGGCAGAATGGAAGAGAATCCAGCAGGCTTGGAAGGAGCAGTGGGAGCTTCGTTATATGTGCCGTTTACTTTAGCACCTGGTGAGACTCGTAATATAAGGTTGTACATGGCTTGGCATGTCCCTTATTCACAAGAACGAATAGGTGGAATCCCACGTACAGATACTGATATCCCTGATGCACCAGTTTGTCCAGATGAATTGAGTAACTGTTATACTTATGAGAATAATTTTGAAGGGAATTACCGCCCTTGGTATAGCAGTAGGTTTGGCAGTATACAAGATGTTGCAAACTACTGGTTGGATAATTATGATGCATTGAAAAAGAATACTCAGTTGTTCACTGATGCTTTCTATGATTCTACTCTTCCACCTGAAGTTAAGGAGGCTGTTGCTGCTAATTTGAGTATATTGAAATCTACTACAGTACTTCGCCAATACGATGGGCGTATGTGGAATTGGGAGGGAAGTCATGATAATTGGGGCTCTTGTCATGGTTCATGCACGCATGTTTGGAATTATGCGCAAGCTGTATCTCATCTTTTCCCAAAATTAGAACGTACATTACGTGAAACAGAATTTTTTGTGAGCCAGGATAAAAGGGGACATCAAGTGTTCCGTACGAATCTGCCTATCAGTCCTACTGTCCATGATTTTCATTCGGCGGCAGATGGGCAATTAGGAGGTATAATGAAGGTATATCGTGAATGGAGAATTATGGGTGATATAAATTGGCTGAAGATGATGTATCCAGCTGTGAAGAAAAGTATGGATTATTGTATCCGTACTTGGGATCCGAGAGAGGTTGGAGCTGTTGAAGAACCTCACCATAATACGTATGATATAGAGTTTTGGGGCGCGAATGGGATGATTACCAGTTTTTATGTAGGAGCATTACAAGCTATTTGCTTGATGGGTAAAACGGTAGGCGATGATATTTCCCGTTATGAAGAATTGATGAATAAAAGTAAAGCATATTTGGAGAGCAAACTTTTTGATGGAGAGTATTTTATTCAGAACATTCAATGGACTGGATTGGACGCTCCAGACCCAGTTGATGCCCAATCGTTTGTGACCCATTATACGCCAGAAGCTTTAAAAATCCTACAAGAAGAAGGTCCGAAATATCAGTATGGTAAAGGTTGTTTGTCTGACGGAATATTGGGCTCTTGGATGACATTGGTATGTGGAATGCCGGAGGTGGTCGATCGTCTGAAAGTAAAAAGTCATTTGATTTCTGTCCATAAGTATAACTTTAAAAAGAGCTTAAGTAACCATGTCAACCCTCAACGTTCCACCTTTGCATTGGGAGAGGATGGGGGATTATTACTTTGTACCTGGCCGAAAGGTGGTAAGCTAAAATTGCCTTTTGTATACAGTAACGAAGTGTGGACTGGAATTGAATATCAAGTGGCTGCTCATCTTATGTTTGAAGGAGAAGTGGAAAAAGGGCTTGAAATAGTGAGAACTTGCCGTGATCGTTATAATGGTCGTGTTCGTAATCCGTTTAATGAATATGAGTGTGGAGCATGGTATGCTCGTGCAATGGCCAGTTATGCTATGCTAGAAGGCCTTACGGGAATACGCTATGATGCAGTAGACAAAATTTTGTATATAGATTCGCGGATTGGAGATGATTTCACTTCATTCTTGTCTACGGAAACGGGTTTTGGTAATGTTGGACTTAAGGAAGGAAAGCCGTTTATAGATGTGAAATATGGGGTAATAGATGTACAGAAATGTATCGTTTCCGGTAAGGAAATTCAATTATAG
- a CDS encoding acyltransferase family protein, translated as MSHISSSAFSDTKAHYDLLDGLRGVAALMVIWYHIFEGYAFAGGSIIETFNHGYLAVDFFFILSGFVIGYAYDDRWGRNLTMKNFFKRRLIRLHPMVIMGAVLGAITFCLQGCVQWDGTHIALSMIMLSLLCTIFFIPAMPGAGYEVRGNGEMFPLNGPCWSLFFEYLGNILYALFIHRLSNKALAVLTILLGVALASFAIFDISGYGNMGVGWTLDGINFGGGLLRMLFPFSMGMLLSRNFKPIKVKGAFWICAIALVTLFSVPYLEGATPVCTNGIYEAFCVIIAFPVLVWLGASGTTTDKKSTQICKFLGDISYPVYVIHYPFMYLFYAWLIKNQLFTLEQTWQVALCVYAWNILLAYLCLKFYDEPVRKYLARRFLSKKQ; from the coding sequence ATGTCGCACATTTCATCTTCTGCCTTTTCAGACACCAAAGCACATTATGACCTTCTCGACGGGCTCCGTGGCGTAGCAGCCTTGATGGTTATATGGTATCATATATTCGAAGGCTATGCTTTTGCCGGTGGTAGCATTATCGAAACCTTCAACCACGGCTATTTAGCTGTAGATTTCTTCTTTATACTATCGGGATTCGTTATCGGGTATGCTTATGACGACCGTTGGGGCAGGAACCTCACAATGAAAAACTTCTTTAAACGGCGCCTGATACGTCTCCATCCGATGGTCATTATGGGAGCTGTCCTGGGTGCCATTACTTTCTGTCTTCAAGGATGCGTACAATGGGACGGAACACATATTGCCCTCTCCATGATTATGCTGTCCCTTCTTTGCACTATATTTTTTATTCCCGCAATGCCAGGTGCAGGTTATGAAGTCCGTGGTAATGGCGAAATGTTTCCTTTGAATGGTCCATGCTGGTCCTTGTTTTTTGAATATTTAGGCAACATCCTTTATGCCTTGTTTATCCACCGCTTATCAAACAAAGCCCTTGCCGTACTGACAATATTGCTGGGAGTGGCATTGGCATCATTCGCCATTTTCGACATCTCCGGATACGGAAATATGGGGGTAGGCTGGACACTGGACGGAATAAACTTTGGCGGCGGATTGCTGAGGATGCTTTTTCCTTTCTCCATGGGCATGCTTTTGTCGCGCAACTTCAAGCCTATCAAGGTGAAAGGTGCTTTCTGGATATGTGCCATTGCATTGGTTACCTTGTTTTCAGTGCCCTACTTGGAAGGTGCAACACCGGTCTGTACAAATGGCATTTATGAAGCGTTCTGTGTAATCATCGCTTTTCCGGTTCTCGTCTGGTTAGGAGCTTCCGGTACCACAACGGATAAAAAATCGACCCAGATATGCAAGTTCCTGGGAGATATATCCTATCCAGTCTATGTGATACATTATCCATTTATGTACTTGTTCTATGCATGGCTCATCAAGAACCAGCTCTTCACGTTGGAGCAGACTTGGCAGGTTGCCTTGTGTGTTTACGCATGGAACATATTATTGGCTTATCTATGCTTAAAATTCTATGATGAACCGGTACGGAAATATCTGGCCAGACGCTTCTTGAGCAAAAAACAATAA
- a CDS encoding Crp/Fnr family transcriptional regulator, which yields MNNIIHKIRQIYPVSEEALQALLMNMQVRHYPKGTYIVQAGVTDRLVYFIEEGVTRSVFHHDGQDTTTWFSQEGDVTFGMDSLYYQQPSVESIETLSDCKIYVIHIDKLNALYETYIDIANWGRILHQNVNKELSHMFVERLQLPPKERYEQFNRRYPRLINRVKLKYVAAFLGISIYTLSRVRAKK from the coding sequence ATGAACAACATCATTCATAAAATCAGGCAGATTTATCCGGTTTCCGAAGAAGCTCTTCAGGCATTGCTGATGAATATGCAGGTAAGACACTACCCTAAAGGAACTTATATAGTACAAGCAGGAGTGACAGACCGTTTGGTTTATTTCATTGAGGAAGGGGTCACCCGTTCCGTATTTCATCACGACGGACAAGATACCACCACTTGGTTCAGCCAGGAAGGTGATGTAACCTTCGGAATGGATTCACTGTACTATCAGCAGCCGTCAGTAGAAAGCATTGAAACTCTTTCGGACTGCAAAATCTACGTCATCCACATAGACAAGTTAAATGCTCTCTACGAAACATATATTGATATAGCCAACTGGGGCAGAATACTGCATCAGAACGTAAACAAAGAGCTCAGTCATATGTTTGTGGAAAGGCTCCAACTGCCTCCCAAAGAGCGGTATGAACAATTTAACCGCCGTTACCCCAGACTGATAAATCGGGTGAAGCTAAAATATGTGGCAGCCTTCCTGGGTATTTCCATCTATACTCTCAGCCGGGTACGCGCAAAAAAATAG
- the ribH gene encoding 6,7-dimethyl-8-ribityllumazine synthase → MATAYHNLSDYDFSSVPSAEKMKFGIVVSEWNYNITGALLKGAIDTLKKHGAKDENILVKTVPGSFELTFGANQLIEYSEVDAVIAIGCVVRGDTPHFDYVCMGATQGITQLNASGDVPVIYGLITTNTMEQAEDRAGGKLGNKGDECAITAIKMIDFAWSLQK, encoded by the coding sequence ATGGCAACAGCTTATCACAATCTTTCAGACTACGATTTCAGTTCTGTACCCAGCGCGGAAAAAATGAAATTCGGCATCGTTGTATCTGAGTGGAATTATAATATTACCGGCGCTCTCCTAAAAGGTGCCATAGACACCTTAAAAAAACATGGAGCCAAAGATGAAAATATTCTGGTAAAAACAGTACCCGGCAGTTTTGAACTGACTTTCGGCGCCAACCAACTTATCGAATACAGCGAAGTCGATGCAGTTATTGCAATTGGTTGTGTAGTCAGAGGAGATACTCCACATTTTGACTATGTTTGCATGGGTGCTACCCAAGGAATTACCCAATTAAACGCAAGTGGCGATGTACCAGTAATTTACGGATTAATTACTACCAATACTATGGAGCAAGCAGAAGACCGCGCCGGTGGCAAGCTGGGTAATAAAGGAGACGAATGTGCAATTACTGCAATAAAAATGATAGATTTTGCTTGGAGTTTACAAAAATAG
- a CDS encoding tetratricopeptide repeat protein codes for MAEQKKTNEALNVEDALTQSEAFFIKNKKAIIGTVVAVIIIIAGVVMYKNLYADPREEKAQAALFKGQEYFEADAYAQALNGDSIGFAGFVKVADEYSGTKAANLAKAYMGLCYAHLGKYDEAVKALDSFDGDDQMVAPAMKGAMGNCYAQLGQLDKAASMLLKAANEADNNSLSPIYLLQAGEILVKQGKYDDAIQAYTTIKDKYFRSYQAMDIDKYIEQAKLLKK; via the coding sequence ATGGCAGAACAAAAAAAGACGAATGAAGCCTTAAACGTGGAGGATGCACTGACACAATCGGAGGCCTTTTTCATTAAGAACAAAAAAGCAATCATCGGCACTGTAGTAGCAGTAATCATCATCATTGCCGGTGTAGTGATGTACAAGAACCTTTATGCAGACCCCCGTGAAGAAAAAGCACAAGCTGCCTTATTCAAAGGACAAGAATACTTCGAAGCAGACGCTTATGCACAAGCACTGAACGGTGATAGCATCGGTTTTGCCGGATTTGTAAAAGTGGCAGACGAATACAGCGGCACAAAAGCAGCCAATCTTGCAAAAGCCTATATGGGTCTCTGCTATGCACACCTCGGTAAATATGACGAAGCAGTGAAAGCATTGGACAGCTTTGACGGAGACGACCAAATGGTAGCTCCTGCCATGAAAGGTGCTATGGGTAACTGCTATGCGCAGCTCGGCCAACTGGACAAAGCCGCTTCCATGCTGCTGAAAGCCGCCAACGAAGCCGACAACAACTCCCTCAGCCCCATCTACCTGCTGCAAGCCGGAGAAATCCTGGTAAAGCAAGGTAAGTATGACGATGCAATCCAGGCGTATACCACTATCAAGGATAAATACTTCCGTTCATACCAGGCAATGGATATCGACAAGTATATCGAACAAGCCAAACTATTGAAGAAGTAA
- the recF gene encoding DNA replication/repair protein RecF (All proteins in this family for which functions are known are DNA-binding proteins that assist the filamentation of RecA onto DNA for the initiation of recombination or recombinational repair.) encodes MILKRISILNYKNLEQVELSFSPKLNCFFGQNGMGKTNLLDAVYFLSFCKSAGNPIDSQNICHDADFFVIQGFYEAADGTPEEIYCGMKRRQKKQFKRNKKEYTRLSDHIGFLPLVMVSPADSELIAGGSDERRRFMDVVISQYDKEYLDALIRYNKALVQRNTLLKSEQPVEEELFLVWEEMMAQAGEVVFRKREAFIREFIPIFQSFYSFISQDREKVGLSYDSHARDASLLEVLKESRARDQIMGYSLRGVHKDELNMLLGDFPIKREGSQGQNKTYLVALKLAQFDFLKRTGTTVPLLLLDDIFDKLDASRVEQIIKLVAGDSFGQIFITDTNREHLDRILHKVGSDYKMFRVEQGTVAEMKEEEA; translated from the coding sequence ATGATACTGAAACGTATATCTATACTCAATTATAAGAACTTGGAGCAGGTGGAGCTTTCATTCTCGCCCAAGTTAAACTGCTTTTTCGGACAGAACGGCATGGGGAAAACGAACCTGCTGGATGCGGTGTATTTTTTGTCTTTCTGTAAAAGTGCCGGTAATCCCATTGATTCCCAGAATATCTGCCATGATGCCGACTTCTTTGTTATTCAAGGGTTTTATGAGGCTGCCGATGGGACTCCTGAGGAAATCTACTGTGGTATGAAGAGGCGCCAGAAGAAACAGTTCAAGCGAAACAAGAAGGAGTATACGCGTTTGTCGGACCATATCGGCTTCCTGCCTTTGGTCATGGTCTCGCCTGCCGATTCGGAGTTGATAGCAGGAGGCAGTGATGAACGCCGACGTTTTATGGATGTGGTTATCTCGCAGTACGACAAAGAGTATCTGGATGCTTTGATACGGTACAATAAAGCTTTGGTGCAGCGGAATACCTTACTGAAGAGTGAACAGCCGGTGGAGGAAGAGCTCTTTCTGGTTTGGGAGGAGATGATGGCACAAGCCGGTGAAGTGGTGTTCCGTAAACGTGAGGCCTTTATCCGTGAGTTTATTCCTATTTTCCAGTCTTTCTATTCATTCATTTCGCAAGATAGGGAGAAGGTGGGATTAAGCTATGACTCCCATGCCCGCGATGCCTCTTTGCTGGAAGTGCTGAAGGAAAGCCGTGCTCGCGACCAGATTATGGGCTATTCGTTGCGCGGTGTGCACAAGGACGAGCTGAATATGCTTTTGGGAGATTTCCCCATCAAGCGTGAAGGGTCGCAGGGACAGAACAAGACTTATCTGGTAGCGTTGAAGTTGGCACAGTTTGATTTCCTGAAACGTACCGGGACCACTGTTCCCTTGTTGTTGTTGGACGATATCTTTGACAAGCTGGATGCCTCGCGTGTGGAGCAAATCATCAAGTTGGTGGCAGGCGACAGTTTTGGACAGATTTTTATAACCGATACCAACCGCGAACACCTGGACCGTATTCTGCATAAAGTGGGCAGTGATTATAAGATGTTCCGTGTGGAGCAGGGAACGGTTGCCGAAATGAAGGAGGAAGAGGCATGA
- a CDS encoding DUF721 domain-containing protein: MKRNNAEQIGELIRHYLRQESLESPLNERRLISAWPEVLGPTIASYTRELYIKNQVLYVHLTSAALRQELMMGRELLVRNLNRHVGAQVITNIIFR; the protein is encoded by the coding sequence ATGAAGCGCAATAATGCCGAACAGATAGGTGAACTTATCCGTCATTACCTCAGGCAGGAAAGTCTGGAGTCTCCGCTGAATGAACGGCGGCTTATCAGTGCGTGGCCCGAAGTGCTGGGGCCTACCATTGCCTCCTACACCCGTGAACTTTATATAAAGAACCAGGTGCTTTATGTGCACCTCACTTCTGCTGCTTTGCGCCAGGAACTGATGATGGGGCGCGAGTTGCTGGTGCGCAACTTGAATCGTCATGTGGGGGCCCAGGTCATAACGAATATCATATTCAGATGA
- a CDS encoding histidinol-phosphatase, with protein sequence MKTNYHTHTTRCMHATGNDEDYVLSAIKGGYRILGFSDHTPWKYRTDYVADMRMLPEELPGYVESLKTLREKYHDQIDIRIGLECEYFPQYIHWLKEQIKKYQLDYIIFGNHHYHTDEKFPYFGHHTDSRDMLELYEESAIEGMESGLFSCLAHPDLFMRSYPKFDHHCTTISRHICRTAARLNVPLEYNIGYVAYNEAHGLSTYPCPEFWRIAANEGCTAIIGLDAHDNKDLETPMYYDRAVRELKELKIERIDELRMLI encoded by the coding sequence ATGAAAACTAATTATCATACACACACCACACGCTGCATGCATGCCACCGGAAATGACGAAGACTATGTGCTCAGCGCCATCAAAGGCGGTTACCGGATACTCGGATTTTCGGATCACACTCCCTGGAAATACCGTACTGACTACGTAGCCGACATGCGGATGCTCCCCGAAGAGCTCCCCGGCTACGTGGAGAGTCTCAAGACGCTCCGTGAGAAATACCACGACCAGATAGACATCAGAATAGGACTTGAATGTGAATACTTCCCCCAATATATCCATTGGCTGAAAGAACAAATCAAGAAGTACCAACTGGACTATATCATCTTCGGAAACCATCACTACCACACCGATGAAAAGTTCCCCTACTTCGGCCATCATACGGACAGCCGCGACATGCTCGAACTTTACGAAGAGAGCGCTATCGAAGGTATGGAAAGCGGATTATTCTCCTGCCTAGCCCATCCGGACTTGTTCATGCGCTCCTATCCGAAGTTCGACCACCATTGCACTACCATAAGCCGGCACATCTGCCGTACTGCTGCACGCCTGAATGTCCCGTTGGAATACAATATAGGCTATGTAGCCTACAATGAAGCGCACGGCTTATCCACCTACCCGTGCCCGGAGTTCTGGCGAATCGCTGCCAATGAAGGCTGTACAGCTATCATCGGACTGGATGCGCATGACAACAAGGATTTGGAAACTCCGATGTATTATGACCGGGCAGTCCGGGAATTAAAGGAACTGAAGATTGAAAGAATAGATGAGCTGAGGATGCTCATCTGA
- a CDS encoding 5-formyltetrahydrofolate cyclo-ligase: MERKKELRRQVALLKTRHSSSTTRQSAEILAALEAHPAFRAATTVLLYHSLKDEVDTHEFIRKWSREKRILLPVVVGDDLELRLYTRPEDLKPGAYGIEEPTGELFTDYADIDFIAVPGVAFDRNGNRLGRGKGYYDRLLPRIPSAYKAGICFPFQLVEEVPAEPFDIRMDEIITQ; encoded by the coding sequence ATGGAAAGGAAAAAAGAACTGCGCAGGCAGGTAGCTTTGTTGAAGACCCGACACAGCTCTTCCACTACGCGTCAGTCTGCTGAAATACTTGCCGCCCTCGAGGCACATCCTGCTTTCAGGGCGGCAACAACCGTACTGCTTTACCACTCTCTCAAAGACGAAGTGGACACACACGAATTTATCCGGAAGTGGAGCCGCGAAAAGCGGATACTGCTTCCGGTAGTTGTAGGTGACGACCTGGAACTGCGGCTGTACACCAGACCCGAAGACTTGAAACCTGGCGCATACGGCATCGAAGAACCAACCGGCGAGCTATTTACCGACTATGCAGACATAGACTTCATAGCGGTTCCCGGCGTGGCATTCGACCGTAACGGCAACCGTCTGGGGCGCGGTAAAGGTTACTACGACCGACTTCTGCCCCGCATTCCATCAGCCTACAAAGCCGGCATCTGTTTCCCGTTTCAACTCGTAGAAGAAGTTCCTGCGGAACCGTTTGATATACGCATGGATGAAATCATAACGCAATGA